The Actinobacillus equuli genome includes a window with the following:
- a CDS encoding anhydro-N-acetylmuramic acid kinase: protein MTKNLYLGVMSGTSLDGVDLCVMDFAKNPPKLTACGFTPMPEDLRTDLSQLLKNGETSLQKLGEIDHRLGLLYAKSINCFLAEHQLSASDIQAIGCHGQTVWHSPNGKVPFTMQIGDMNLVAAHTGITTIADFRRKDMAVGGQGAPLVPAFHEGIFASPERLTVVLNIGGISNISVLAPQQPTIGYDVSVGNALMDSWIELHQAKRYDKNAEWAKTGTLIPELLDSLLDEPFFKLPAPKSTGRELFNLEWLAKKSANLTAYRPEDVQRTLAEFTAQSVVNELKNLESEKQCLLLICGGGARNPLLMQRFSELLPKWTVTTTSEYGLDIDYVEAAAFAWLAYQRVHNLTSNLPSVTGAKQPVSLGVIYPK from the coding sequence ATGACTAAAAACCTCTACCTCGGCGTGATGTCCGGCACCAGCCTTGACGGCGTTGATTTATGCGTGATGGATTTTGCAAAAAATCCGCCAAAATTGACCGCTTGCGGCTTTACTCCTATGCCGGAAGATTTACGTACCGATTTATCGCAATTACTCAAAAACGGCGAAACTTCGTTACAAAAATTAGGTGAAATCGATCACCGTTTAGGCTTGCTGTATGCCAAAAGTATCAACTGCTTTTTAGCCGAGCACCAATTAAGCGCCAGTGATATTCAAGCGATCGGTTGTCATGGACAAACCGTATGGCATTCTCCAAACGGCAAAGTCCCGTTTACCATGCAAATCGGTGATATGAATCTGGTTGCCGCTCATACCGGCATTACCACTATTGCGGATTTTCGCCGTAAAGATATGGCGGTCGGAGGACAAGGCGCACCGCTGGTTCCCGCTTTTCACGAAGGGATTTTTGCCTCGCCGGAACGCTTAACCGTGGTGCTAAATATCGGTGGTATTTCCAATATTTCGGTACTTGCGCCGCAGCAACCGACCATTGGCTATGATGTCAGTGTCGGTAATGCACTGATGGATTCTTGGATAGAATTGCACCAAGCCAAACGCTACGACAAAAATGCCGAATGGGCAAAAACCGGAACACTGATTCCGGAATTACTCGACAGTTTACTTGATGAGCCTTTTTTCAAATTACCTGCCCCGAAAAGCACCGGACGAGAATTATTTAACCTTGAATGGCTTGCAAAAAAATCGGCAAATTTAACCGCTTATCGTCCTGAAGATGTACAACGTACACTGGCGGAATTTACCGCACAAAGTGTAGTAAATGAGTTAAAAAATTTAGAAAGTGAAAAGCAATGCTTATTACTTATATGTGGTGGTGGCGCACGTAACCCATTGTTAATGCAGCGTTTTAGTGAATTACTACCGAAATGGACGGTCACAACCACTAGCGAATATGGATTGGATATTGATTATGTCGAAGCAGCTGCTTTTGCCTGGCTGGCTTATCAACGAGTGCATAATTTAACGAGCAACTTACCAAGTGTAACCGGAGCAAAACAGCCGGTGAGTTTAGGGGTGATTTATCCTAAGTAA
- a CDS encoding MFS transporter: MNLQKLLLIRRFFSTLAFFSMQTVFFIYLQKKGLSNSEIAFSLSLLFFCNQALAILAGIWGDRYGLAKMMLLGCLLDVLAYIFFLSADNYGLLLLATTCFGLGSCLFGTNAKACLLALAGDEYSEKTRLQGKYLKVTSMSSMFAPLLVIPFIKFEQIELLIWVCFAMEAVLFALMVKPFYQIQTLQSLVKFRFGQIREIITKEFLFVHLMLFIPLSIATSFFVIFPFLFDNKLAAPEHSPIALFVNGLMTVSLQSYFSRKINLTAKQTVWVAPLLAIGIIVPWFITLHYISLFSAYVYLVIFTVIEVYALTAMANLLVKFDNGTNRGFIFGASRLLLSIATVVVMNLIPHLFLV, translated from the coding sequence ATGAACCTTCAAAAACTTTTATTGATTCGACGATTTTTCTCCACTCTTGCATTTTTCTCAATGCAAACCGTGTTTTTTATCTATTTACAGAAAAAAGGCTTAAGCAATAGCGAAATCGCTTTTTCGTTGTCTTTATTATTCTTTTGTAATCAAGCGTTGGCGATTTTAGCCGGCATCTGGGGCGACCGTTACGGCTTGGCTAAAATGATGTTACTAGGCTGTTTGCTGGACGTATTGGCTTATATTTTCTTTCTCTCAGCGGATAATTACGGACTATTATTGCTAGCCACTACTTGCTTCGGGCTGGGGAGCTGTTTGTTCGGTACCAATGCAAAGGCGTGTTTACTGGCTTTGGCGGGCGATGAATATAGCGAGAAAACCCGTTTGCAGGGCAAGTATCTGAAAGTGACCAGTATGTCTTCGATGTTTGCGCCGTTACTGGTGATTCCGTTTATTAAATTTGAGCAAATCGAGTTATTAATTTGGGTTTGTTTTGCGATGGAGGCGGTGCTATTTGCGCTGATGGTCAAGCCGTTTTATCAGATTCAAACGTTACAAAGTTTGGTGAAATTCCGTTTCGGGCAAATTCGAGAAATTATCACCAAAGAATTTTTATTTGTGCATTTGATGTTGTTTATTCCGCTATCAATTGCCACTTCATTTTTTGTCATTTTTCCGTTTTTATTTGATAACAAATTAGCTGCGCCGGAACATAGCCCAATCGCATTATTTGTGAACGGCTTGATGACGGTATCGCTACAAAGTTATTTCTCGCGCAAAATTAATCTCACTGCGAAGCAAACCGTTTGGGTTGCACCGCTGTTAGCGATTGGTATCATTGTGCCGTGGTTTATTACCTTGCATTATATTTCGCTGTTTAGCGCTTATGTCTATTTGGTGATTTTTACCGTGATTGAGGTGTATGCGCTGACGGCAATGGCGAATTTGTTAGTAAAATTTGATAACGGTACCAATCGAGGCTTCATTTTCGGTGCATCACGTCTGCTGCTTTCGATTGCGACGGTAGTGGTGATGAATTTAATTCCTCATTTGTTTTTGGTGTAG
- a CDS encoding fluoride efflux transporter FluC: protein MTILWISLGAVLGAISRWQLGVWFNGFLSQFAFGTLLANLLGCFLIGIVIGMHLNDGQKLLFITGFLGSFTTFSSFSLEVSEKLLAEKYYQAFGIIGLHLVGGILCTVIGILLVRLFTSGQNY from the coding sequence ATGACTATTCTTTGGATTTCTCTCGGTGCGGTATTAGGTGCAATTTCTCGCTGGCAATTAGGCGTGTGGTTTAACGGTTTTCTCAGCCAGTTTGCCTTTGGGACATTGTTAGCCAATTTGCTCGGTTGCTTCTTAATTGGAATCGTGATCGGAATGCATTTGAATGACGGGCAGAAGTTATTATTTATTACCGGTTTTCTAGGCAGTTTCACCACCTTCTCGAGCTTTTCGTTAGAAGTGAGTGAAAAGTTACTGGCGGAGAAATATTACCAAGCCTTCGGTATTATCGGTTTGCATTTGGTCGGGGGGATTTTGTGTACAGTGATAGGAATCTTGCTAGTACGCCTTTTTACAAGCGGTCAAAATTACTAA
- a CDS encoding anaerobic C4-dicarboxylate transporter — translation MSAMFLLQFAIVLLCILIGARVGGIGLGVFGGLGLAILSFVFGLKPAGLPIDVMFMIMAVVAAAAAMQAAGGLDYMIKLATNILRRNPKYITFIAPLVTWTFTVLAGTGHVAYSVLPVIAEVSRHNGIRPERPLSMAVIASQFAIVASPIAAAVVAVVAFLEPQGITLGDVLMVTVPATLLGLMLACVFVNKMGKELKDDPHYQKLLQDPDYVKENHTSVDPANIQIKSTAKTSVGLFLFGALLVVLMGAVPSLRPVFDGKPMGMAHTIEIVMLSVGALIILFCKPDGDEITKGSIFHAGMRAVIAIFGIAWLGDTLMQGHMTEVKGMVQGLVETAPWAFAFALFVLSVLVNSQGATVATLFPLAIAIGIPAPVLIGVFVAVNGYFFIPNYGPIIASIDFDTTGTTRIGKYIFNHSFMLPGLLSMIFSIGFGLLLANIFL, via the coding sequence ATGTCTGCAATGTTTCTTTTGCAATTTGCCATAGTTTTACTATGCATTTTGATTGGTGCCCGTGTCGGTGGTATCGGTTTAGGGGTATTTGGCGGGTTAGGCTTAGCGATCCTTTCTTTCGTGTTTGGTTTAAAACCAGCTGGCTTACCGATTGACGTAATGTTTATGATCATGGCGGTAGTTGCAGCCGCAGCGGCAATGCAAGCGGCCGGCGGTTTAGACTATATGATCAAACTGGCGACAAACATTTTACGTCGTAATCCAAAATATATTACTTTTATCGCACCGCTTGTTACTTGGACATTCACCGTGTTAGCGGGTACAGGTCACGTAGCGTATTCAGTATTACCTGTTATCGCTGAAGTTAGCCGCCATAACGGTATTCGTCCGGAGCGCCCTCTCTCAATGGCAGTAATCGCTTCACAATTTGCGATCGTAGCAAGCCCGATTGCGGCGGCAGTCGTTGCAGTAGTAGCATTTTTAGAGCCGCAAGGCATTACTTTAGGTGATGTATTAATGGTAACCGTGCCGGCAACTTTACTTGGCTTAATGCTTGCTTGCGTATTTGTGAATAAAATGGGTAAAGAGTTAAAAGACGACCCTCATTACCAAAAATTATTACAAGATCCTGATTACGTAAAAGAAAATCACACTTCTGTCGATCCTGCCAATATCCAAATCAAATCAACGGCGAAAACTTCTGTAGGTTTATTCTTATTCGGTGCATTATTAGTTGTATTAATGGGTGCGGTACCGTCACTTCGTCCTGTGTTTGACGGCAAACCGATGGGTATGGCGCATACGATTGAAATCGTAATGCTTTCTGTCGGTGCATTAATTATCCTATTCTGCAAACCGGATGGTGATGAAATCACTAAAGGTTCGATTTTCCATGCCGGTATGCGTGCGGTTATCGCAATTTTCGGTATCGCATGGTTAGGTGATACGTTAATGCAAGGTCATATGACTGAAGTAAAAGGCATGGTTCAAGGCTTAGTAGAAACCGCACCATGGGCATTTGCTTTCGCATTATTTGTTTTATCGGTATTAGTAAACAGCCAAGGTGCAACTGTGGCAACACTCTTCCCGCTTGCGATTGCAATCGGCATTCCAGCACCGGTATTAATCGGGGTATTTGTTGCGGTAAACGGTTATTTCTTTATTCCGAACTACGGTCCGATTATCGCCTCAATTGACTTCGATACAACCGGTACAACAAGAATTGGTAAATACATCTTTAACCACAGCTTTATGTTACCAGGCTTATTAAGTATGATTTTTAGCATTGGCTTCGGTCTTTTATTAGCAAATATTTTTCTTTAA
- the dapF gene encoding diaminopimelate epimerase, whose protein sequence is MQFSKMHGLGNDFMVIDGVTQNVYLTEDVIRKLANRHTGVGFDQLLLVEPPYDPDLDFHYRIFNADGSEVAQCGNGARCFARFVTLKGLTNKQDIHVSTAKGKMVLTLKGEEKVRVNMGEPIWEPAQVPFTANKFEKNYILRTDLQTVLCGVVSMGNPHCVLQVEDIKTAPVNELGPLLENHERFPERANIGFMQVVNRNHIKLRVFERGAGETQACGSGACGAVAVGIMQGLLDSNVQVDLPGGSLQIEWEGVGHPLYMTGDATHIYDGFIKL, encoded by the coding sequence ATGCAATTTTCAAAAATGCACGGGCTTGGCAATGACTTTATGGTGATTGATGGTGTAACGCAAAATGTCTATCTTACCGAGGATGTGATCCGAAAATTAGCTAATCGTCATACCGGCGTTGGCTTCGACCAATTATTGCTTGTAGAGCCGCCTTACGACCCGGATTTAGATTTCCATTACCGTATTTTTAATGCGGACGGTAGTGAAGTTGCACAATGCGGTAATGGTGCGCGCTGCTTTGCCCGTTTTGTCACGCTAAAAGGTTTAACCAATAAACAAGATATTCACGTGAGTACTGCCAAAGGCAAAATGGTATTAACTTTAAAAGGTGAAGAAAAAGTTCGTGTGAATATGGGTGAACCGATTTGGGAACCGGCACAGGTTCCGTTTACGGCAAATAAATTTGAAAAAAATTATATTCTAAGAACGGATTTGCAAACGGTGTTATGCGGCGTGGTTTCAATGGGCAATCCGCATTGTGTGTTACAAGTTGAAGATATTAAGACAGCACCGGTAAATGAATTAGGACCTTTGTTGGAGAATCATGAACGCTTTCCTGAGCGTGCGAATATCGGCTTTATGCAAGTAGTGAATCGCAATCATATTAAATTACGAGTATTTGAGCGTGGTGCCGGCGAAACTCAGGCGTGCGGTAGCGGTGCTTGTGGTGCGGTTGCAGTAGGGATTATGCAAGGCTTGTTGGATAGTAATGTACAAGTCGACTTACCCGGTGGTTCACTCCAAATCGAGTGGGAAGGTGTCGGTCATCCGTTATATATGACCGGTGATGCTACCCATATTTATGACGGCTTTATTAAACTCTAA